A window of the Nibribacter ruber genome harbors these coding sequences:
- a CDS encoding OmpA/MotB family protein codes for MKRTRFAASSIAVLLALTSLGSCVSSKKYKELEASKNALEQEKAAAQRSLEEANASVRDRDAKLAQYQQQIAQKERILNELRASVNEALKGFQEQGLTVNVRDGKVYVTMPEKLLFATGSTKVNANGQNALGKLASAIKGQRDTEIVVEGHTDDVAVDPANVTFKDNWDLSVLRATEVTRLLINNGVAPQMIVPAGRGQYTPLAMTRTPEARQSNRRTEIILAPNFEKILNLLQND; via the coding sequence ATGAAAAGAACACGTTTCGCCGCCTCTTCGATAGCTGTTTTATTAGCTCTCACCTCTCTTGGTTCTTGCGTTTCTTCAAAGAAATACAAAGAGCTGGAAGCCAGTAAAAACGCCTTGGAGCAAGAGAAAGCCGCTGCGCAGCGTAGTCTGGAAGAAGCCAACGCCTCTGTGCGCGACCGTGACGCCAAGCTGGCCCAATACCAACAGCAGATTGCCCAAAAAGAAAGAATCCTCAATGAGCTGCGCGCCTCTGTCAATGAAGCCTTAAAGGGTTTCCAGGAGCAGGGCCTCACCGTGAACGTGCGCGACGGCAAGGTGTACGTGACCATGCCTGAGAAACTGTTGTTTGCCACCGGAAGCACCAAGGTCAACGCCAACGGTCAGAACGCCCTGGGCAAACTGGCCAGCGCCATCAAAGGCCAGCGCGACACTGAAATTGTAGTAGAAGGCCACACCGATGACGTGGCAGTGGACCCGGCCAACGTGACCTTCAAAGACAACTGGGACCTGAGCGTACTGCGTGCCACCGAGGTAACGCGTCTCTTGATCAACAATGGCGTGGCTCCGCAGATGATTGTACCAGCCGGCCGTGGCCAGTACACGCCGTTGGCCATGACCCGCACCCCAGAGGCTCGTCAAAGCAACCGCCGTACAGAGATTATCCTGGCCCCCAACTTTGAGAAAATCCTGAACCTCTTGCAAAACGACTAA
- a CDS encoding OmpA family protein → MIKKPLLRYAGVALLGTCLLGSCTTTKKYNALLAQKVNLEREKADCETSLAKATTERTDLSKQVAELTEYRQQLASDTTQLGNVLRKTQSLYADLSSSYDKLMKNHDKLMANSALESSKLSKDLSRREEELKKLNEALAKNRSQVDQLSTDLKSREERLNELERILSEKDKAVNALKTKVSNALLGFNSKDLTVNVQNGKVYVSLSEQLLFKSGSTKVDAKGQDALRKLANALKDQNDVNVVVEGHTDDVPVSKGTVGMQDNWDLSVLRATEITRILTSAGLAGTKITPSGRAENVPLDPAKTAEARQKNRRTEIILTPKLDELFKILEVN, encoded by the coding sequence ATGATTAAAAAACCTCTACTACGCTACGCCGGCGTAGCCCTGCTAGGCACGTGCCTGTTGGGCTCCTGCACCACCACCAAGAAATACAACGCCCTGTTGGCTCAGAAAGTAAACCTTGAGCGCGAGAAGGCAGACTGTGAAACCTCCCTGGCCAAAGCCACCACAGAGCGCACAGACTTAAGCAAGCAAGTGGCAGAACTTACAGAATACCGGCAGCAATTGGCTTCAGATACCACTCAGTTGGGCAACGTGCTGCGCAAGACCCAGTCTCTGTACGCAGACCTGAGCAGCAGCTATGACAAGCTCATGAAAAACCATGACAAGCTCATGGCCAACAGCGCCCTGGAGTCTTCCAAACTCTCCAAAGACCTGAGCCGCCGCGAAGAAGAACTCAAAAAACTGAACGAGGCCCTGGCCAAAAACCGCTCCCAGGTAGACCAGCTCTCTACGGATCTTAAATCCAGAGAAGAACGCCTGAATGAACTGGAGCGCATTCTTTCTGAGAAGGACAAAGCCGTGAACGCGCTTAAAACCAAAGTAAGCAACGCCCTTTTAGGCTTCAACAGCAAAGACCTGACGGTGAATGTGCAGAACGGCAAGGTGTACGTGTCTTTGTCTGAGCAACTGTTGTTCAAGTCTGGTTCAACCAAGGTAGACGCCAAAGGCCAGGACGCGCTGCGCAAGCTAGCCAACGCCCTCAAAGACCAGAACGACGTGAACGTAGTGGTGGAAGGCCACACCGATGACGTACCGGTTTCAAAAGGCACCGTGGGCATGCAGGACAACTGGGACCTGAGCGTACTACGCGCCACCGAAATCACGCGCATCTTGACCAGCGCTGGCTTGGCCGGCACCAAAATCACGCCGTCTGGCCGCGCCGAGAACGTACCCCTGGACCCAGCCAAAACCGCCGAAGCCCGCCAGAAGAACCGCCGCACCGAGATTATTCTCACGCCAAAACTAGACGAGCTCTTCAAAATTCTGGAAGTGAATTAA
- a CDS encoding MaoC family dehydratase produces the protein MSKLTIDSFEKLQQYEGQEIGVSAYHTITQEQIQNFAEATLDYQWIHLDAERAQTESPFKSTIAHGYLTVSLLPYLWGQIIEIQNLKMQVNYEIESLRFNQAVLVDSAVRLRVKLLSAVNLRGVIKARLEVTMEIEDSKKPAFTGVITFLYHFN, from the coding sequence ATGAGCAAACTTACCATTGACAGCTTTGAGAAACTGCAGCAGTACGAGGGCCAGGAAATAGGCGTCTCTGCCTACCACACCATCACGCAGGAGCAGATTCAGAATTTTGCCGAGGCTACTTTAGACTACCAGTGGATTCACCTGGACGCCGAACGCGCCCAAACCGAGTCTCCCTTTAAAAGCACCATTGCACACGGGTATCTAACGGTCTCTCTCCTGCCCTACCTGTGGGGCCAGATCATTGAGATCCAGAACCTCAAGATGCAGGTGAACTATGAGATAGAAAGCCTGCGCTTTAACCAAGCCGTATTGGTAGACAGTGCCGTGCGCCTGCGCGTGAAACTACTTTCTGCCGTCAACCTTCGTGGCGTCATCAAAGCCCGCCTGGAAGTGACCATGGAAATTGAAGACAGCAAAAAACCAGCCTTCACGGGCGTCATCACGTTTTTGTATCACTTTAATTAA
- the namA gene encoding NADPH dehydrogenase NamA, which produces MSSLFTPLTLRGVQLKNRIAISPMCQYSSEDGFANDWHLVHLGSRAVGGTGLIILEATAVSPEGRITPDDLGLWKDEHIPFLQRIASFLHSQGAVAGIQLAHAGRKASHQSPWKGASAIPAHAENGWQTVAPSAVPFLESEPAPQQLDQAGIDKVIADFKAAAQRALAAGFKVIELHGAHGYLLHEFLSPISNQRTDQYGGSFENRTRLLLEVTQAVRTVWPEDYPLLVRLSATDWTEGGWTLEDSIALAKILKDHGVDLIDCSTGGNVPKAPIPVGPLYQLPFAEQIKKEAGIMTGAVGIITTSQEAEDIVSSGQADLVLIARQSLRDPHFPLRAAHELGQEIDWPLQYERAKFR; this is translated from the coding sequence ATGTCTTCACTTTTCACACCGCTCACCCTACGAGGCGTTCAGCTCAAAAACCGCATTGCCATCTCTCCCATGTGCCAGTATTCTTCTGAGGACGGCTTCGCCAATGACTGGCACTTGGTGCACCTGGGGAGCAGAGCCGTGGGAGGCACTGGCTTAATCATACTGGAAGCCACCGCTGTCTCGCCGGAAGGAAGGATTACCCCAGACGACCTGGGCCTCTGGAAAGACGAGCACATCCCGTTCCTGCAGCGTATTGCCAGTTTTCTGCATAGCCAGGGTGCTGTAGCCGGCATTCAGTTGGCCCACGCCGGCCGCAAGGCCAGCCACCAGTCTCCCTGGAAAGGCGCTTCCGCCATTCCAGCTCACGCCGAAAACGGTTGGCAAACGGTGGCCCCTAGCGCGGTGCCGTTTTTAGAGAGTGAACCAGCGCCCCAACAACTTGACCAAGCCGGCATTGACAAGGTGATTGCAGATTTTAAAGCCGCCGCCCAACGGGCCCTTGCCGCTGGGTTCAAGGTGATTGAATTGCATGGCGCCCACGGCTACCTCCTCCACGAGTTCCTGTCACCAATCAGCAACCAGCGCACTGACCAGTACGGCGGTTCTTTTGAGAACAGAACCAGGCTGTTGTTAGAAGTGACCCAGGCAGTGCGCACCGTTTGGCCAGAAGACTACCCCTTGCTGGTGCGTCTCTCGGCCACAGACTGGACCGAAGGCGGCTGGACGCTAGAGGATTCCATTGCGCTGGCTAAAATCCTGAAAGACCATGGCGTAGACTTGATTGACTGTTCCACGGGTGGCAACGTGCCCAAAGCCCCTATCCCGGTGGGACCGCTGTACCAATTGCCGTTTGCCGAGCAAATCAAAAAAGAAGCCGGCATCATGACCGGAGCCGTAGGCATCATCACCACAAGCCAGGAAGCCGAAGACATTGTTTCCAGCGGTCAGGCAGATCTGGTTTTAATTGCGCGGCAGTCTTTGCGTGACCCTCATTTCCCGTTAAGAGCCGCCCATGAACTTGGCCAGGAAATAGATTGGCCACTGCAGTATGAACGGGCTAAGTTTAGGTAA
- a CDS encoding ligand-binding sensor domain-containing protein has protein sequence MLLCFLCLTTTVQAQDYFFGNPVIRNFKPEEFKGGIQSWGIVQDDRELLYVANNFGLLEFDGATWNIYSVKSGTKVRSVFVGKQGRVYVGSQGDFGYFEPDQAGILTYKSLADSLPTKDRNLDEVWRIYEQSGRIYFFTFKNIYQYTPGQKVQVIRTKGPLEFSFQANKNLYILAWNQGLSLLENNQLQLLPGGEFFAQKQIASVLPYDKNRLLIVTIKEGLYLYDGQQVAPFLLQETTACQELVINQAVLLKDGNFALGTQNKGLVVIDNQGKLVLHTAVQDGLLDNTIHTLYQDTQDNLWLGLNNGLAMVELSSPFSKLDGTLGLAGTGYAAMQKDNSLYVGTNSGLYVTNLTSGKKRFTLVPQSTGQVYHLDHIGGQLLMAHHNGPFLIKDNKAQLIYPLGGAWEFVQVPNQPNRLVSGSYYGISLLSSTPEGLKFLQKFKGLDESSRVLEFDRDGDLWMAHGYKGIFRVTFDAAYERIIKVQFYNSKNGFPSDQLINMEKINNELIFPALSGVYKFNKATNRFVLDKFYSSLFAPDEHVVEMEEDIQGNIYFISNQRVGKISLDKFGKPTMEDKLFKNIQDQLNDDLSYIQILDLNNVLFGAKDGFIHYNAAKPKRMAPFQTRLAQVFSIASEKDSLLYTGRLLDRAQDTDWKYAFNSLRFVYASSFYEQPEKTQYQYYLEGFDGGWSTWTNKTEKEYTNLPEGTYIFRVRARNIFGTLSEAKPFEFVIHPPFYRSSWAFLFYALLGGLLVGAVAMQVDRRFKKEKRRLILDKERKLGQKEIEIREITNQSEQEIDRLRDEKLQAEIDHKNRELTYSTIHLINKNELLTAVKAELQNIIKNGGRAAQADELNRIIKNIDHNITSEVDWKQFELHFNHVHGDFIHRLQERFPCLTPQEIKLSTYLRLNLTTKDIAQLLNISVRGVEISRYRLRKRLELDRSENLTDFMLKF, from the coding sequence TTGCTGCTTTGTTTCTTGTGCCTGACTACAACAGTCCAGGCGCAGGATTACTTCTTTGGCAATCCGGTCATCCGTAACTTCAAGCCAGAAGAATTCAAAGGCGGTATCCAGAGCTGGGGCATTGTGCAAGATGACAGAGAGCTGCTGTACGTGGCCAATAACTTCGGGCTACTGGAGTTTGACGGAGCCACCTGGAACATCTACTCCGTCAAGTCCGGCACCAAGGTTCGCTCCGTATTTGTGGGCAAACAGGGGCGGGTGTACGTGGGCAGCCAAGGCGATTTTGGATACTTTGAACCTGACCAGGCCGGCATCCTTACCTACAAATCTTTAGCAGACAGCCTACCCACCAAAGACCGGAACTTGGATGAGGTGTGGCGCATCTATGAGCAGTCTGGCCGCATCTATTTCTTTACGTTCAAGAACATCTACCAATACACCCCTGGCCAGAAGGTACAGGTGATCAGAACCAAGGGGCCTTTGGAATTCAGCTTCCAGGCAAACAAGAACCTGTACATCCTGGCCTGGAACCAAGGTCTTTCCCTGCTGGAGAACAACCAGCTCCAGTTGTTGCCTGGTGGGGAGTTCTTCGCGCAAAAGCAGATAGCCTCTGTATTGCCCTATGACAAAAACCGACTCTTGATTGTCACCATCAAAGAGGGATTATACCTTTATGACGGGCAACAAGTGGCCCCGTTTCTGTTACAAGAAACAACTGCCTGCCAAGAACTGGTCATCAACCAGGCTGTCCTTTTAAAAGATGGTAATTTTGCCTTGGGTACCCAGAACAAGGGACTGGTGGTCATTGACAACCAAGGGAAGTTGGTCTTGCACACCGCCGTGCAGGACGGCCTTTTAGACAATACCATTCACACCCTCTACCAAGACACCCAGGACAACCTCTGGTTAGGCTTGAACAACGGTCTGGCTATGGTAGAACTAAGCTCTCCTTTTAGTAAGCTGGACGGTACGCTGGGGTTGGCCGGCACGGGCTATGCAGCCATGCAAAAGGACAACTCTCTGTATGTGGGTACCAACAGCGGCTTGTATGTGACCAACCTCACCTCTGGCAAGAAACGATTTACGCTGGTGCCCCAGAGCACGGGGCAGGTGTATCACCTGGACCATATTGGTGGGCAGTTGCTCATGGCGCACCACAACGGACCCTTCTTAATCAAAGACAACAAAGCCCAACTTATTTATCCTTTAGGCGGTGCCTGGGAGTTTGTGCAGGTGCCCAACCAGCCTAACAGGTTGGTGTCTGGCTCTTACTATGGCATTAGTCTACTTTCTTCAACACCTGAAGGGCTAAAATTTCTGCAGAAATTCAAAGGCCTGGATGAGTCTTCCAGGGTGTTGGAGTTTGACCGGGACGGCGACCTCTGGATGGCCCACGGCTATAAGGGCATCTTCAGGGTCACGTTTGATGCCGCCTATGAGCGAATCATTAAAGTACAGTTCTACAATTCCAAAAATGGGTTTCCTTCTGACCAGCTCATCAACATGGAGAAGATCAACAATGAATTGATCTTCCCGGCCCTGAGCGGCGTCTACAAATTCAACAAGGCTACCAATCGCTTTGTGCTGGACAAGTTCTATTCTTCTTTGTTTGCGCCAGATGAGCACGTAGTGGAGATGGAAGAAGACATACAGGGCAACATTTACTTCATCTCCAACCAGCGGGTGGGCAAGATTTCCCTGGATAAGTTTGGTAAGCCCACCATGGAAGACAAGCTTTTCAAAAACATTCAGGACCAGCTCAATGATGACCTCAGCTACATTCAAATACTGGATTTGAACAATGTGTTGTTTGGGGCCAAGGACGGCTTTATCCATTACAATGCGGCAAAACCTAAACGCATGGCGCCTTTTCAGACGCGCCTGGCCCAGGTGTTTAGCATAGCTAGTGAGAAAGACTCTCTCTTGTACACAGGACGGCTACTGGACCGCGCCCAGGACACTGACTGGAAATATGCGTTTAACTCTCTGCGGTTTGTGTACGCATCTTCCTTTTATGAGCAGCCAGAAAAGACCCAGTACCAATATTACCTGGAGGGGTTTGACGGCGGATGGTCTACCTGGACCAACAAAACGGAGAAGGAGTATACCAACCTGCCAGAGGGAACTTACATTTTCAGGGTGCGGGCCAGAAACATCTTCGGGACGCTGAGCGAGGCGAAACCGTTTGAGTTTGTCATTCATCCGCCGTTTTATAGGAGTAGCTGGGCTTTTCTGTTCTATGCCTTGCTGGGTGGCCTGCTGGTGGGGGCCGTGGCCATGCAGGTAGACCGCAGGTTTAAGAAAGAGAAGCGCCGCCTCATCCTGGACAAAGAACGAAAGCTGGGGCAGAAGGAAATTGAGATACGCGAGATCACCAACCAAAGCGAACAGGAGATAGACCGCCTGCGGGATGAAAAGCTCCAGGCCGAGATTGATCACAAAAACCGCGAGCTTACCTATTCCACCATTCACCTCATCAACAAGAACGAGCTGCTCACCGCCGTGAAGGCAGAACTGCAGAACATCATCAAGAACGGAGGAAGGGCGGCCCAGGCCGATGAGCTCAACCGCATCATCAAGAACATTGACCACAACATCACCAGCGAGGTAGACTGGAAGCAGTTTGAGCTCCACTTCAACCACGTGCACGGGGATTTTATACACCGTCTGCAGGAACGTTTCCCTTGTCTCACGCCCCAGGAAATCAAGCTGAGCACCTACCTTCGCCTGAACCTCACCACCAAAGACATAGCCCAGCTCCTCAACATCTCTGTGCGCGGCGTAGAAATTAGCCGTTACCGCCTGCGCAAAAGGCTGGAACTAGACCGCAGCGAGAACCTCACCGACTTCATGCTCAAGTTTTAA
- a CDS encoding SusC/RagA family TonB-linked outer membrane protein produces MKKNLLFFLLFHLCGIAFAQTTITGRVTSAAGGEPLPGVSVVIKGTTNGTSTDAEGRYQIQAPGTGGTLVFSYIGFVSKEEAINGRTTINMGLQEDARALQEVVVVGYGTQLRREVSTAISSVSTEEITQTPVTRIEQALQGRVAGVQATNISGQPGDAPTIRIRGIGSTGNSNPIYIVDGFPVGGIDYLNPGDIEKIDILKDAASAAIYGARGGNGVVIITTKQGKRDGKMTVSYDGYYGVQNPWRRLELLNGREYATLMNEGAANAGLTPPFTDPSQYGEGTDWQDAIFEKNAPIQNHQLTINGGSEKSGYSAAFSYFDQDGIVGGDKSNFQRYTARINADNQVKSFLKIGTNLAYTHIKRRSFDANQEFGGILSNAINMDPLTPVFETDPAKLAQSQYTLNPVVRDGNGNVFAISPYASQEIVNPLARLQVMNGLTNVDKFVGNAMAELKLLDGLTFHSTLGIDLAFVVGSNYNPIFYLNAAQYNPNSLVSRSTDRYYTWQAENYATYKKGFGEHNLEVTVGTSALKDRGEGLFGSNTGLVTSDPTMAYLNLAVNAGTAVAQGGAYEHAILSFFGRANYNYKGKYLLSATVRRDGSSRFGRDNRFATFPSFSAGWVLSDESFFPETNTISLAKLRASWGQNGNEQIGGPYPWAAQIGVGRGYTFYNPGAKGYTSGAGAVAIANTELGWEASEQTNIGLDLNFFNNALTFTTDYYIKTTKGLLVIAPIPATPGENPGPINGGNVKNQGVEMALGYQGNVGGLGYNFSLNGTYNKNEVTEISNPEGLLGQVNISTYGPANRTAVGLPVGAFYGYKTAGIFQNQTQVDAQELQPDAVPGDVIFVDVNKDGKFDTNDRTYLGNPTPKFTTGFNMGFDFKNFDISAFFYGAFGHKIFNGTRRYDLVYSNTQSRALNRWTGENSTNEFPRFTFNDTNGNYKNISDLYIEDGDFVRLKTLQLGYNLPGTLLTKIHMQKLRVYVSADNLITLTDYSGFDPEIGARGAIDIGIDRGVYPQAKTFRLGFNATF; encoded by the coding sequence ATGAAGAAAAATCTACTTTTTTTCCTCTTATTCCATTTGTGTGGGATTGCCTTTGCGCAGACCACTATCACTGGACGCGTCACCTCTGCGGCGGGCGGTGAGCCATTGCCTGGAGTAAGTGTGGTGATCAAAGGCACTACCAACGGCACCTCTACCGATGCAGAGGGACGCTATCAGATTCAAGCACCTGGCACAGGCGGCACCTTAGTCTTCTCTTACATAGGATTTGTCTCCAAAGAAGAAGCCATCAATGGAAGAACTACTATCAACATGGGCTTACAGGAAGACGCCAGAGCCTTGCAAGAAGTAGTGGTGGTAGGGTATGGCACTCAGTTACGAAGAGAAGTGTCAACGGCTATCTCCTCTGTTTCTACGGAAGAAATCACTCAAACCCCTGTAACCAGAATAGAGCAGGCCCTACAAGGTCGCGTAGCCGGTGTGCAGGCCACCAACATTTCTGGTCAGCCCGGCGATGCACCAACCATCAGAATAAGGGGGATTGGTTCAACGGGTAATTCTAACCCCATCTATATAGTAGATGGATTCCCGGTGGGTGGCATTGACTATTTGAACCCCGGTGATATTGAGAAAATAGACATTTTAAAGGATGCGGCTTCGGCAGCCATCTATGGAGCCAGAGGCGGAAACGGGGTGGTGATCATCACCACCAAGCAAGGCAAGAGAGACGGCAAGATGACGGTTTCTTATGACGGCTATTACGGCGTTCAGAACCCTTGGAGGAGATTAGAGCTGTTGAACGGGCGTGAATACGCTACTTTGATGAATGAAGGTGCCGCTAACGCAGGCCTTACGCCTCCTTTCACAGACCCAAGCCAGTACGGTGAAGGCACAGACTGGCAGGACGCCATCTTCGAAAAAAACGCTCCCATCCAAAACCACCAATTAACCATCAATGGCGGTAGCGAGAAGTCTGGCTACTCAGCGGCTTTCTCTTATTTTGACCAAGACGGCATTGTGGGCGGTGACAAGTCCAACTTCCAGCGCTACACTGCTAGAATTAACGCAGACAACCAGGTAAAGAGCTTCCTGAAAATTGGTACTAATCTGGCATACACCCACATTAAGAGACGGTCTTTTGATGCCAACCAGGAGTTTGGCGGTATTCTGAGCAATGCCATCAATATGGACCCGCTCACGCCTGTGTTTGAAACCGATCCGGCCAAGTTGGCACAGAGTCAGTACACCTTAAACCCGGTGGTAAGAGACGGAAACGGAAACGTGTTTGCCATTTCTCCTTATGCCTCACAAGAAATTGTGAACCCATTGGCCCGCCTGCAGGTCATGAACGGACTTACCAACGTAGACAAATTTGTAGGTAACGCCATGGCTGAATTAAAACTGCTGGACGGTCTTACCTTCCATTCTACGTTGGGCATTGACCTGGCCTTTGTGGTAGGCAGCAACTACAATCCCATCTTCTATTTGAATGCAGCTCAGTACAACCCTAATTCACTAGTATCCAGAAGCACGGACAGGTACTACACATGGCAGGCTGAAAACTATGCTACCTACAAAAAAGGCTTTGGAGAGCATAACCTAGAAGTAACAGTTGGTACATCTGCCTTGAAGGACCGTGGAGAAGGTTTGTTTGGCTCAAACACTGGGTTAGTTACCAGTGATCCTACCATGGCTTATCTCAACCTGGCGGTAAATGCGGGTACGGCCGTAGCACAAGGTGGTGCCTATGAGCATGCTATCCTCTCTTTCTTTGGAAGAGCCAATTACAACTACAAGGGGAAATACCTTTTATCTGCCACGGTTAGAAGAGATGGCTCTTCCAGATTTGGTAGAGACAATAGATTTGCCACTTTCCCTTCGTTCTCAGCGGGCTGGGTACTGTCAGATGAATCTTTCTTTCCAGAGACCAACACCATTTCTCTTGCTAAACTTCGTGCTTCTTGGGGACAAAATGGGAATGAACAAATTGGAGGCCCTTACCCTTGGGCGGCGCAGATTGGTGTAGGCAGAGGTTACACTTTCTATAATCCAGGTGCCAAAGGCTATACCAGCGGTGCTGGGGCTGTGGCCATAGCCAACACAGAGCTAGGTTGGGAAGCCTCTGAGCAAACCAATATTGGTTTAGACCTAAACTTCTTCAACAACGCATTAACCTTTACCACAGACTATTATATCAAAACTACTAAAGGGCTTTTAGTCATTGCTCCCATTCCAGCTACCCCAGGAGAGAATCCGGGTCCAATCAATGGTGGGAATGTAAAAAACCAAGGAGTAGAGATGGCGCTTGGCTACCAAGGTAATGTGGGTGGGCTTGGCTATAACTTCTCCCTAAACGGTACCTACAACAAGAATGAGGTTACCGAAATCAGCAATCCAGAAGGGTTGTTAGGGCAAGTAAACATCTCAACCTATGGTCCTGCTAACAGGACAGCAGTTGGCTTACCGGTAGGTGCCTTCTATGGGTACAAGACCGCCGGCATCTTCCAGAACCAAACGCAGGTAGACGCACAAGAATTGCAACCAGACGCAGTACCTGGCGATGTGATCTTTGTGGATGTGAACAAGGACGGCAAGTTTGACACTAATGACCGTACATATTTGGGCAATCCTACCCCTAAGTTCACCACTGGCTTTAACATGGGTTTTGATTTCAAGAATTTTGACATCAGTGCCTTCTTCTACGGAGCCTTTGGTCATAAAATCTTTAACGGCACCCGCCGCTATGACTTGGTGTACTCCAATACTCAGTCAAGAGCGCTTAACCGCTGGACCGGTGAAAACAGCACCAATGAGTTCCCAAGATTCACCTTTAATGACACGAACGGCAACTATAAGAACATCTCTGACTTGTATATAGAGGACGGGGACTTCGTGCGCTTGAAGACTTTACAATTAGGCTACAACCTGCCAGGGACGCTTTTAACCAAGATACACATGCAGAAACTGCGCGTGTATGTGTCAGCAGACAATTTGATCACGCTCACAGACTATTCTGGTTTTGACCCTGAAATTGGTGCCCGTGGCGCCATTGACATAGGAATTGACAGAGGCGTGTATCCGCAGGCCAAAACATTCAGATTAGGTTTTAATGCCACTTTCTAA
- a CDS encoding RagB/SusD family nutrient uptake outer membrane protein: MKTIRKNTSKYLVLGLLAFGSASCDSFLDLTPIDQRTTDNFYKTEADATEALVGIYDVLQWNTVKGFHPTPMLLDVASDDAYAGGGNRTDIVNIQEMDFHKILPNNPEVQGLYKKHYFGISRANTLLEKIEGVDASENFKKVTIAEAKFLRAHFYLDLVRFFENVPLVLKSLSPSEYNQPQATPKAVYDQIAKDLEEAIVDLPATTLTSSKGRATKWAAKALLARTYLFYKGVYGQELQAGSTTVNGARALTHLQDIINNSGHDLMANYGDIFKRASEFGIESVWEISYSDENPWWDWGYIHGGEGNMQPQMQGPRIKNPASENYVAGWSAATPTQELFDAFGANDPRRDATILVETELAGGKANLNIGYQHTGYFSQKYSTSKEYAPAAGQPELNWGNNYRAIRYADVLLMAAELALTNGGNAETYLTEVRARVGLTPVPATLDNIKKERRLELALEGHRYWDLLRWNTAAQEIPTTQIGPMYVGDNSDFVITYNAARKGFFPIPQSEIDLSGGTLKPNAGY; this comes from the coding sequence ATGAAGACTATTCGTAAAAACACTTCAAAATATTTAGTTCTGGGTCTGCTAGCGTTTGGCTCGGCCAGCTGTGACAGCTTCCTGGACCTGACGCCCATTGACCAACGCACCACTGACAACTTCTATAAGACAGAAGCAGATGCCACTGAAGCCCTTGTTGGAATTTATGACGTCCTTCAGTGGAACACGGTGAAGGGCTTTCACCCTACCCCCATGCTCCTGGATGTGGCTTCAGATGATGCCTACGCAGGTGGAGGAAACCGCACAGACATTGTGAATATTCAGGAAATGGACTTTCACAAAATTCTACCTAACAATCCAGAGGTACAGGGCCTTTATAAGAAGCACTACTTTGGTATTTCCAGAGCCAATACCCTACTAGAAAAGATTGAAGGGGTAGATGCCTCTGAGAACTTTAAGAAAGTAACCATTGCTGAGGCCAAGTTCCTACGCGCTCATTTTTACCTGGACCTTGTGCGCTTCTTTGAGAACGTTCCGCTGGTGCTCAAGTCTTTGTCACCTAGTGAGTACAACCAACCTCAGGCCACACCTAAAGCGGTGTATGACCAGATTGCCAAGGACCTGGAAGAAGCCATTGTAGACCTGCCTGCCACTACCTTGACAAGCAGCAAAGGCAGGGCCACCAAATGGGCCGCAAAAGCGTTGCTAGCCAGAACGTACTTGTTCTACAAAGGCGTGTACGGTCAGGAACTGCAAGCCGGTTCCACCACTGTCAATGGAGCAAGAGCGTTAACGCATTTACAGGATATCATCAATAACAGCGGCCATGACTTGATGGCCAACTATGGTGACATCTTTAAAAGAGCCAGCGAGTTTGGGATAGAGTCCGTCTGGGAGATTTCCTACTCAGATGAAAACCCTTGGTGGGACTGGGGCTACATTCACGGTGGTGAGGGCAACATGCAACCTCAGATGCAGGGACCGCGCATCAAGAACCCCGCCTCTGAGAATTATGTAGCCGGCTGGAGCGCTGCCACTCCCACCCAGGAGCTGTTTGATGCCTTTGGCGCCAATGACCCGAGACGCGATGCCACCATTTTGGTAGAAACCGAATTGGCTGGCGGCAAAGCCAACTTGAACATTGGCTACCAGCACACCGGGTATTTCAGTCAGAAGTATTCTACCTCTAAAGAATATGCTCCGGCCGCCGGACAACCAGAATTGAATTGGGGCAACAACTACCGCGCCATCAGATACGCAGATGTGCTCTTGATGGCCGCAGAACTGGCTTTGACCAACGGAGGCAACGCAGAGACCTATTTAACAGAGGTAAGAGCCCGCGTAGGTCTGACACCGGTTCCTGCCACTCTGGACAACATCAAGAAAGAGAGACGACTGGAATTAGCGCTGGAAGGCCATCGCTATTGGGACTTGCTGCGCTGGAACACAGCCGCTCAGGAAATTCCTACCACGCAGATAGGCCCTATGTACGTGGGAGACAACAGTGATTTTGTCATCACCTACAACGCGGCTAGAAAAGGCTTCTTCCCAATTCCACAGAGTGAGATTGACCTTTCTGGCGGTACACTTAAGCCAAACGCAGGATATTAA